The Leclercia sp. S52 genome has a segment encoding these proteins:
- the mglA gene encoding galactose/methyl galactoside ABC transporter ATP-binding protein MglA: MVSTTTQSSGEYLLEMSGINKSFPGVKALDNVNLKVRPHSIHALMGENGAGKSTLLKCLFGIYQKDSGSILFQGKEIDFHSAKEALENGISMVHQELNLVLQRSVMDNMWLGRYPTKGVFVDQDKMYRDTKAIFDELDIDIDPRARVGTLSVSQMQMIEIAKAFSYNAKIVIMDEPTSSLTEKEVNHLFTIIRKLKDRGCGIVYISHKMEEIFQLCDEITVLRDGQWIATQPLEGLDMDKIIAMMVGRSLNQRFPNKENKPGEVILEVRNLTSLRQPSIRDISFDLHKGEILGIAGLVGAKRTDIVETLFGIREKSGGTITLHGKKINNHNANEAINHGFALVTEERRSTGIYAYLDINFNSLISNIHNYKNKIGLLDNSRMKSDTQWVIDSMRVKTPGHRTQIGSLSGGNQQKVIIGRWLLTQPEILMLDEPTRGIDVGAKFEIYQLIAELAKKDKGIIIISSEMPELLGITDRILVMSNGLVAGIVETKTTTQNEILRLASLHL; this comes from the coding sequence ATGGTCAGCACAACGACTCAGTCGTCCGGTGAATACTTGTTGGAAATGAGCGGTATCAACAAGTCTTTTCCCGGTGTTAAAGCACTGGATAATGTTAATTTAAAAGTACGGCCTCACTCCATTCACGCATTAATGGGGGAGAACGGTGCGGGTAAATCAACGTTATTGAAATGCTTATTTGGGATCTATCAAAAAGATTCTGGCAGCATTCTTTTTCAGGGGAAAGAGATCGATTTCCATTCTGCCAAAGAGGCACTGGAAAACGGTATTTCGATGGTTCACCAGGAGCTGAACCTGGTCCTTCAGCGTTCTGTTATGGACAATATGTGGCTGGGTCGTTATCCGACCAAAGGCGTATTTGTCGATCAGGACAAAATGTATCGCGATACTAAAGCCATTTTTGATGAACTGGATATTGATATCGATCCGCGTGCGCGCGTGGGTACGTTATCGGTTTCACAGATGCAGATGATTGAGATCGCCAAGGCCTTCTCCTATAACGCGAAAATCGTGATTATGGATGAGCCTACCTCTTCGTTAACGGAGAAAGAGGTGAACCACCTGTTCACCATTATCCGTAAGCTGAAGGATCGCGGCTGCGGCATCGTGTATATCTCGCACAAAATGGAAGAGATCTTCCAGCTGTGTGATGAGATTACGGTCCTGCGCGACGGCCAGTGGATCGCCACCCAGCCGCTGGAAGGGCTGGACATGGACAAGATCATCGCCATGATGGTGGGTCGTTCCCTGAACCAGCGTTTCCCGAACAAAGAGAACAAGCCGGGCGAAGTGATTCTTGAGGTGCGCAACCTGACGTCGCTGCGCCAGCCTTCCATCCGTGACATCTCCTTCGATCTACACAAAGGGGAGATCCTCGGGATTGCCGGTCTGGTGGGTGCCAAGCGTACCGATATCGTGGAGACCCTGTTCGGTATTCGCGAGAAATCCGGTGGAACCATCACCCTGCACGGTAAAAAGATTAATAACCATAACGCCAACGAAGCCATTAACCACGGCTTTGCACTGGTGACGGAAGAGCGTCGCTCAACCGGTATTTACGCCTATCTGGATATTAACTTTAACTCCTTAATTTCTAATATTCATAATTACAAAAACAAAATCGGTCTGTTGGATAATTCCCGCATGAAGAGCGATACCCAGTGGGTAATTGACTCAATGCGCGTAAAAACCCCAGGACATCGCACGCAAATTGGTTCGCTCTCCGGTGGTAACCAGCAAAAGGTGATTATTGGACGCTGGTTGTTAACCCAGCCTGAAATTTTGATGCTGGATGAACCCACCCGTGGTATCGACGTAGGTGCAAAATTTGAAATTTATCAGCTGATTGCTGAATTAGCCAAGAAAGATAAAGGGATTATTATTATTTCGTCCGAAATGCCGGAATTGTTAGGGATCACAGATCGTATTCTGGTCATGAGCAATGGTCTCGTTGCCGGAATTGTTGAAACCAAAACGACAACGCAAAACGAAATTTTGCGTCTTGCGTCTTTGCACCTTTAA
- the mglB gene encoding galactose/glucose ABC transporter substrate-binding protein MglB, which translates to MNKKVLTLSAVMASMLFGATAHAADSRIGVTIYKYDDNFMSVVRKAIEKEGKSAPEVQLLMNDSQNDQSKQNDQIDVLLAKGVKALAINLVDPAAAGTVIEKARGQNVPVVFFNKEPSRKALDSYDKAFYVGTDSKESGIIQGDLIAKHWAANPNWDLNKDGQVQFVLLKGEPGHPDAEARTTYVIKELNDKGLKTQQLALDTAMWDTAQAKDKMDAWLSGPNANKIEVVIANNDAMAMGAVEALKAHNKSSIPVFGVDALPEALALVKSGAMAGTVLNDANNQAKATFDLAKNLAEGKGAADGTNWKIDNKVVRVPYVGVDQENLAQFTGK; encoded by the coding sequence ATGAATAAGAAGGTGTTGACTCTGTCTGCTGTTATGGCAAGCATGCTTTTTGGTGCAACCGCGCACGCTGCAGATAGCCGTATTGGTGTGACTATCTATAAATACGACGACAACTTTATGTCTGTTGTGCGTAAAGCCATTGAAAAAGAGGGCAAATCAGCGCCAGAAGTGCAGCTGCTGATGAATGACTCCCAGAATGACCAGTCAAAACAGAACGACCAGATTGACGTACTGCTGGCAAAAGGCGTGAAAGCACTGGCAATCAACCTGGTTGACCCGGCGGCTGCAGGCACCGTTATTGAGAAAGCACGTGGCCAGAATGTGCCAGTGGTGTTCTTCAACAAAGAACCTTCCCGTAAGGCGCTGGATAGCTACGATAAAGCCTTCTACGTGGGCACCGACTCCAAAGAATCCGGCATCATTCAGGGCGACCTGATTGCTAAACACTGGGCTGCTAACCCGAACTGGGATCTGAACAAAGACGGTCAGGTTCAGTTCGTTCTGCTGAAAGGCGAGCCAGGCCACCCGGATGCTGAAGCACGTACCACTTACGTGATCAAAGAGCTAAACGACAAGGGCCTGAAAACCCAGCAGCTGGCATTAGATACCGCAATGTGGGATACCGCACAGGCGAAAGACAAGATGGACGCATGGCTGTCCGGCCCGAACGCTAACAAAATCGAAGTGGTTATCGCCAACAACGATGCGATGGCAATGGGTGCAGTTGAAGCCCTGAAAGCACACAACAAATCCTCTATTCCGGTATTTGGCGTGGATGCCCTGCCAGAAGCGCTGGCACTGGTTAAATCTGGCGCAATGGCCGGCACCGTGCTGAACGATGCTAACAACCAGGCGAAAGCCACCTTCGACCTGGCGAAAAACCTGGCAGAAGGCAAAGGCGCAGCTGACGGCACCAACTGGAAAATCGACAACAAAGTTGTTCGCGTACCGTACGTTGGCGTAGATCAGGAAAACCTGGCGCAGTTCACCGGTAAATAA
- the yeiB gene encoding DUF418 domain-containing protein YeiB, whose translation MERNVTLDFVRGVAILGILLLNISGFGLPKAAYLNPAWYGDITLSDAWTWAVLDLFAQVKFLTLFALLFGAGLQLLLKRGKRWIQARLSLLVLLGFIHGLLFWDGDILLAYGLVGLICWRIIRDAQDIKNLFNTGVVLFVIGVAILLLLGAISGGSTNRSWVPDAANLQYEQYWKLGGGAEAISNRADMIGNSLLALGAQYGWQLAGMMLIGAALMRTGWLKGEFSLRHYRRTGLWLVLLGLAINLPAVIAQWYVNWDYRWCAFLLQAPRELSAPFQTIGYAALMYGFWPQLCRFRLVMAIACVGRMALSNYLLQTLICTTLFYHLGLFMHFDRLQLLGFVLPIWLVNILFSVLWLRHFRQGPLEWLWRQLTARAAGVSLSNTSG comes from the coding sequence ATGGAAAGAAATGTCACGCTGGATTTCGTTCGTGGCGTCGCTATTCTGGGTATTCTGCTGCTCAATATTAGCGGCTTCGGTCTGCCGAAAGCCGCTTATCTCAATCCCGCCTGGTATGGCGATATTACCCTCAGCGACGCCTGGACATGGGCGGTGCTGGATCTTTTCGCCCAGGTGAAATTCCTCACCCTGTTTGCCCTGCTGTTCGGGGCCGGACTGCAGCTGCTGCTGAAACGCGGTAAACGCTGGATCCAGGCCCGCCTTTCGCTGCTGGTGCTGCTCGGGTTTATTCATGGCTTGCTGTTCTGGGACGGCGACATTTTGCTGGCCTACGGGCTGGTGGGGCTGATCTGCTGGCGTATCATCCGCGATGCGCAGGATATTAAAAATCTCTTTAATACCGGGGTGGTGCTGTTTGTCATTGGCGTTGCCATCCTGCTGCTGCTGGGAGCGATCTCCGGCGGCTCTACCAATCGCTCCTGGGTGCCGGATGCGGCCAACCTGCAGTACGAGCAGTACTGGAAGCTGGGCGGCGGGGCGGAGGCCATCAGCAACCGGGCCGATATGATTGGCAACAGCCTGCTGGCGCTCGGCGCACAGTACGGCTGGCAGCTGGCAGGGATGATGCTGATCGGCGCTGCGCTGATGCGTACCGGCTGGCTGAAAGGCGAGTTTAGCCTGCGTCATTACCGGCGTACCGGGCTGTGGCTGGTGCTGCTCGGTCTGGCAATCAATCTCCCGGCGGTGATCGCCCAGTGGTATGTGAACTGGGATTACCGCTGGTGTGCGTTTCTGTTACAGGCACCGCGCGAGCTGAGCGCACCCTTTCAGACCATAGGCTATGCCGCGCTGATGTATGGCTTCTGGCCGCAGCTCTGCCGTTTCCGGCTGGTCATGGCGATTGCCTGCGTGGGGCGCATGGCGCTGAGCAACTACCTGCTACAGACGCTGATCTGCACTACCCTGTTTTATCACCTCGGCCTGTTTATGCATTTTGATCGCCTGCAGCTGCTGGGCTTCGTCCTGCCCATCTGGCTGGTGAATATTCTGTTCTCCGTCCTCTGGCTGCGTCATTTCCGTCAGGGACCGCTGGAATGGCTGTGGCGACAATTGACCGCACGTGCTGCAGGGGTTTCATTAAGTAATACATCCGGATAA
- the folE gene encoding GTP cyclohydrolase I FolE — translation MSSMSKEAALVHEALVAHGLETPLRPPVQDLDNETRKRLISGHMTEIMQLLNLDLSDDSLMETPRRIAKMYVDEIFSGLDYANFPKITVIENKMKVDEMVTVRDITLTSTCEHHFVTIDGKATVAYIPKDAVIGLSKINRIVQFFAQRPQVQERLTQQILIALQTLLGTNNVAVSIDAVHYCVKARGIRDATSATTTTSLGGLFKSSQNTRQEFLRAVRHHD, via the coding sequence ATGTCATCAATGAGTAAAGAAGCAGCTCTCGTCCACGAAGCGCTGGTCGCACACGGTCTCGAAACCCCGCTGCGCCCACCGGTTCAGGATCTGGACAACGAAACGCGTAAACGTCTTATTTCCGGGCATATGACCGAAATCATGCAGCTGCTGAATCTCGATTTGAGCGATGACAGTCTGATGGAGACCCCACGTCGCATCGCCAAAATGTATGTCGATGAGATTTTCTCCGGCCTGGATTACGCTAATTTCCCGAAAATCACCGTCATTGAAAACAAAATGAAGGTGGATGAGATGGTGACGGTGCGTGATATCACCCTGACCAGCACCTGTGAACACCACTTTGTGACCATCGACGGTAAAGCGACCGTGGCCTATATTCCGAAAGACGCGGTCATTGGCCTGTCGAAGATTAACCGCATCGTGCAGTTCTTTGCCCAGCGTCCGCAGGTGCAGGAGCGTTTAACCCAGCAGATCCTCATCGCGCTGCAAACGCTGCTTGGTACCAACAACGTGGCGGTTTCCATTGACGCGGTGCATTATTGCGTGAAAGCGCGCGGCATTCGCGATGCAACCAGCGCCACCACGACCACCTCGCTGGGCGGCCTGTTTAAATCAAGCCAGAACACCCGTCAGGAGTTCCTGCGCGCCGTGCGTCACCACGACTGA
- a CDS encoding YbfB/YjiJ family MFS transporter: MALRIALSGFVVLVVAMGIGRFAFTPQVPLMIAAGQLTLTSAGLVAAMNYLGYLVGAWDAMRAHRFVEGRLWLGIIGAVALTLLSAVADNAVVHGLLRFVIGCMSGWSMVLVAAWTNERLAHFGKPGLSAAVFAGPGAGITLSGLLAVWIQAHGLSASAAWQIYGVLALVLVALVARYLPRAGQLHRPGTTPEPLTLTRDLRRLVWSYSLAGFGYILPATFLSQMAALRFPGSAFAQFVWPVFGVASVLGIALSIALRHVSTTNRRLALVLWLQAVGVIAAWLMPGMAGLVTGALLVGGGFLCAVQLSLLYGRELAPNHTRYMAGLLTTGYAVGQLIGPMTSALSSWLTHQLEPALGLAGIALFVAGGLVWQRQVER; this comes from the coding sequence ATGGCGCTGCGTATCGCGCTCAGCGGATTTGTGGTTCTGGTGGTGGCGATGGGAATAGGGCGCTTTGCCTTTACCCCGCAGGTGCCGCTGATGATTGCGGCAGGCCAGCTGACCCTGACCAGCGCCGGGCTGGTAGCGGCGATGAACTACCTCGGCTATCTGGTGGGGGCATGGGATGCCATGCGCGCGCACCGTTTTGTCGAGGGCCGTCTGTGGCTGGGGATTATTGGCGCGGTGGCACTAACCCTGCTCTCAGCCGTCGCGGATAACGCCGTGGTCCACGGGCTGCTGCGGTTTGTGATTGGCTGCATGAGCGGCTGGTCGATGGTGCTGGTTGCCGCCTGGACCAACGAGCGGCTGGCCCATTTCGGCAAGCCGGGCCTGAGTGCCGCGGTTTTCGCCGGGCCGGGGGCAGGTATTACCCTCAGCGGTTTGCTGGCGGTATGGATCCAGGCGCACGGGTTGTCGGCCAGCGCCGCATGGCAAATCTACGGCGTGCTGGCGCTGGTGCTGGTCGCGCTGGTGGCCCGCTACCTGCCGCGGGCCGGGCAGCTGCATCGTCCGGGCACCACGCCGGAGCCGCTGACGCTGACCCGCGATCTGCGTCGTCTGGTCTGGAGCTACAGCCTCGCCGGGTTTGGCTACATCCTCCCGGCGACCTTTTTGTCGCAGATGGCGGCGCTGCGCTTTCCTGGCAGCGCGTTTGCCCAGTTTGTCTGGCCGGTTTTCGGCGTGGCCTCGGTGCTGGGCATTGCCCTGAGTATCGCTCTGCGCCATGTTTCCACTACTAACCGCAGGCTGGCGCTGGTGCTCTGGCTGCAGGCGGTGGGGGTGATTGCCGCCTGGCTGATGCCGGGGATGGCCGGTCTGGTGACCGGTGCGCTGCTGGTCGGCGGAGGATTTTTATGTGCGGTGCAGCTCTCGTTGCTCTACGGGCGTGAACTGGCACCGAATCACACGCGGTACATGGCCGGGTTATTGACTACCGGCTATGCGGTCGGGCAGTTGATTGGCCCGATGACCTCGGCGCTGTCGAGCTGGCTCACCCATCAGCTGGAGCCCGCTCTGGGCCTTGCTGGTATCGCTCTCTTCGTGGCGGGCGGGCTGGTCTGGCAGCGTCAGGTTGAAAGGTAA
- the fghA gene encoding S-formylglutathione hydrolase, protein MELLEEHHCFEGRQQRWRHDSAVLNCAMTFSIFLPPVTGAAKPPVLYWLSGLTCNDENFTTKAGAQRVAAELGIALVMPDTSPRGDEVADDAGYDLGKGAGFYLNATQAPWANHYRMYDYLRDELPALIQAEFAVADRCAISGHSMGGHGALVMALKNPGKYVSVSAFAPIVNPAQVPWGQKAFTNYLGEDTATWQEWDSCALMLASQPEQAIPTLIDQGDADQFLASQLQPAVLAEAARQKDWPLTLRIQPGYDHSYYFIASFIEDHLRFHAQQLLK, encoded by the coding sequence ATGGAACTGCTCGAAGAGCACCACTGTTTTGAAGGTCGACAGCAGCGCTGGCGTCATGACTCTGCGGTGCTGAACTGCGCGATGACGTTCAGCATTTTTCTGCCGCCGGTTACCGGTGCGGCAAAACCGCCGGTGCTGTACTGGCTCTCCGGCCTGACCTGCAACGATGAAAACTTCACGACCAAAGCGGGTGCCCAGCGGGTTGCGGCGGAGCTGGGGATCGCTCTGGTGATGCCCGACACCAGCCCGCGCGGCGATGAGGTCGCGGACGATGCCGGTTATGACCTGGGCAAAGGCGCCGGGTTCTACCTGAATGCCACTCAGGCGCCCTGGGCGAATCATTACCGGATGTACGACTACCTGCGCGACGAGCTGCCGGCGCTGATCCAGGCGGAGTTCGCGGTAGCCGATCGCTGTGCAATCAGCGGCCACTCGATGGGCGGCCACGGTGCGCTGGTGATGGCGCTGAAAAATCCGGGTAAATACGTCAGCGTGTCGGCCTTTGCACCGATCGTGAATCCGGCTCAGGTTCCCTGGGGGCAGAAAGCGTTCACGAATTACCTGGGTGAGGATACAGCGACCTGGCAGGAATGGGACAGCTGCGCGCTGATGTTGGCCAGCCAGCCGGAACAGGCGATCCCGACGCTTATCGATCAGGGGGATGCCGATCAGTTCCTGGCGAGCCAGTTACAGCCGGCGGTGCTGGCGGAAGCCGCGCGCCAGAAAGACTGGCCGCTGACGTTACGCATCCAGCCAGGCTACGATCACAGCTATTACTTTATTGCGTCGTTTATTGAAGACCATCTGCGCTTCCATGCGCAGCAGTTGTTGAAGTAA
- the cirA gene encoding catecholate siderophore receptor CirA — MFRLNPFVRGGLCASALSLALPVVATESGDTMVVTASANEQNLKDAPASISVITQQDLQRKPVQNLKDVLKDVPGVQLTDEGDNRKGVSIRGLDSSYTLILVDGKRVNSRNAVFRHNDFDLNWVPVDAIERIEVVRGPMSSLYGSDALGGVVNIITKKIGQKWTGTLTADTTIQEHRDRGDTYGGQFYTSGPLVDGVLGLKAFGSLSKRDKDDPQDSTTSATGETPRIEGFTSRDANVEFAWTPNENHDFTAGYGFDRQDRDSDSLDQNRLERQNYSLSHNGRWGVGNSELKFYGEKVDNKNPGNSNPITSESNSIDGKYVLPLGEINQLLTFGGEWRHDKLKDPVNITGGSSSNTSASQYALFLEDEWRIFEPLALTTGVRMDDHETYGDHWSPRAYLVYNATDTLTVKGGWATAFKAPSLLQLSPDWTTGSCRGACEIVGSPDLKPETSESIELGLYYNGEEGWLEGVQGSITAFQNDVDDRISILRTANVNQAQGYPNYVGLNADGEPVFRYYNVNKARIRGLETEVKFPIAEDWRMTLNYTYNDGRDISNGENKPLSELPFHTANGTLDWQASQAWSFYVQGNYTGEKRTVTDGAATPGGYVVWNTGGAWQATKNVKLRAGVMNLLDKDLSRDDYSYTEEGRRYFMAVDYQF; from the coding sequence ATGTTTAGGTTGAATCCCTTCGTTCGGGGAGGGCTGTGTGCGTCTGCTCTGTCCCTGGCCCTGCCGGTTGTGGCGACGGAATCTGGCGACACCATGGTGGTGACCGCCTCGGCCAACGAGCAAAACCTGAAGGATGCCCCGGCCAGTATCAGCGTCATCACCCAGCAGGATCTGCAGCGCAAGCCGGTGCAAAACCTGAAAGATGTGTTAAAAGACGTTCCGGGCGTCCAGTTAACTGACGAAGGGGACAACCGTAAGGGCGTCAGTATTCGCGGTCTGGACAGCAGCTACACGCTGATCCTGGTTGACGGGAAACGCGTCAACTCCCGCAACGCCGTTTTCCGCCATAACGACTTCGATCTCAACTGGGTGCCGGTTGACGCCATCGAACGTATCGAAGTGGTGCGCGGGCCGATGTCCTCCCTCTACGGCTCGGATGCCCTGGGCGGCGTGGTCAACATCATCACCAAAAAGATCGGCCAGAAATGGACCGGCACCCTCACCGCTGACACCACCATTCAGGAGCACCGCGATCGCGGCGACACCTACGGCGGCCAGTTCTATACCAGCGGCCCGCTGGTGGATGGCGTTCTCGGCCTGAAGGCCTTTGGCAGCCTGTCGAAACGCGATAAAGACGATCCGCAGGATTCAACAACCAGCGCCACCGGGGAAACTCCGCGCATCGAAGGCTTCACCAGCCGCGATGCCAACGTGGAATTTGCCTGGACCCCGAACGAGAACCACGACTTCACCGCGGGCTACGGCTTTGACCGTCAGGATCGTGATTCCGACTCGCTGGATCAGAACCGCCTTGAGCGCCAGAATTACTCCCTGAGCCACAACGGCCGCTGGGGCGTGGGCAACAGCGAACTGAAATTCTACGGCGAGAAGGTCGATAACAAGAATCCGGGCAACAGCAACCCGATCACCTCCGAAAGTAACTCCATTGACGGCAAATACGTTCTGCCGCTGGGCGAAATTAACCAGCTCCTGACCTTTGGCGGGGAATGGCGCCACGACAAGCTGAAGGATCCGGTGAACATCACCGGCGGCAGCAGCAGTAATACCTCGGCCAGCCAGTATGCGCTGTTCCTGGAAGATGAATGGCGGATCTTCGAGCCGCTGGCGCTGACCACCGGCGTGCGTATGGATGACCACGAAACCTACGGCGACCACTGGAGCCCGCGTGCGTATCTGGTCTATAACGCGACCGATACCCTGACGGTAAAAGGCGGCTGGGCGACGGCATTCAAAGCGCCATCCCTGCTACAGCTCAGCCCGGACTGGACCACCGGCTCCTGCCGTGGTGCCTGTGAAATCGTCGGTAGCCCGGATCTGAAGCCGGAAACCAGCGAAAGCATCGAGCTGGGTCTCTACTACAACGGAGAAGAGGGCTGGTTAGAGGGCGTGCAGGGCAGCATTACCGCCTTCCAGAACGACGTTGATGACCGTATCAGTATTCTGCGCACGGCGAACGTTAATCAGGCGCAGGGCTACCCGAACTACGTCGGGCTGAATGCCGACGGCGAACCGGTGTTCCGTTACTACAACGTCAATAAGGCGCGTATCCGCGGCCTGGAGACGGAGGTGAAATTCCCGATTGCCGAAGACTGGCGCATGACGCTGAATTACACCTATAACGACGGGCGTGATATCAGCAACGGCGAGAACAAGCCGCTCTCCGAGCTGCCGTTCCACACCGCGAACGGCACGCTGGACTGGCAGGCAAGCCAGGCGTGGTCCTTCTATGTGCAGGGTAATTACACGGGTGAGAAACGCACCGTTACCGATGGCGCCGCAACGCCGGGCGGTTACGTGGTGTGGAACACCGGTGGCGCCTGGCAGGCAACCAAAAACGTCAAGCTGCGTGCGGGCGTCATGAACCTGCTGGATAAAGATCTCAGCCGCGACGACTACAGCTATACCGAAGAAGGACGCCGTTACTTTATGGCGGTGGATTACCAGTTCTGA